In the genome of Uloborus diversus isolate 005 unplaced genomic scaffold, Udiv.v.3.1 scaffold_87, whole genome shotgun sequence, one region contains:
- the LOC129233983 gene encoding ATP-dependent DNA helicase PIF1-like, producing the protein MGDGKLPVDPATQEISFPPNFCQLQSSKEDLEKNVFPNIINNFRNHDWLCERAILAPKNDDVNRINNMIQMKLPGAIMEYKSIDTVIEEDQAVNYPVEFLNSLEPPGVPPHKLRLKIGSPILLLRNLNTPKLCNGTRLSVKKLMPNVIEATIINGKCKGEDVLIPRIPMIPTDLPFTFKRLQFPVRLAFAITINKAQGQSLRVAGLHLANPCFSHGQLYVACSR; encoded by the coding sequence ATGGGCGACGGCAAACTTCCTGTTGATCCAGCAACACAGGAGATATCGTTCCCACCGAATTTCTGCCAACTACAGTCATCAAAAGAAGATCTTGAGAAAAACGTATTCCCGAACATTATAAACAATTTCAGGAATCACGATTGGCTTTGCGAGCGTGCTATCTTAGCCCCAAAGAATGATGACGTCAATCGAATCAATAACATGATTCAAATGAAACTTCCTGGTGCAATTATGGAATACAAATCCATTGATACAGTCATAGAAGAAGATCAAGCTGTTAATTATCCAGTGGAGTTTCTCAATTCATTGGAACCACCTGGAGTTCCACCCCACAAACTTAGGCTAAAAATCGGTTCACCAATATTGCTTCTACGAAATCTCAACACGCCAAAGTTATGCAATGGAACCAGACTTTCCGTGAAAAAACTGATGCCGAACGTGATTGAAGCAACAATAATTAATGGCAAATGTAAGGGTGAAGATGTGCTGATTCCGCGCATTCCTATGATTCCTACTGATTTGCCCTTCACTTTCAAACGACTACAATTTCCTGTGCGCCTTGCTTTCGCAATAACGATCAACAAAGCTCAGGGGCAGTCGCTGCGCGTTGCCGGACTACATTTAGCGAATCCATGTTTTTCGCATGGACAGCTATATGTGGCTTGCTCCAGA